TATTAAGTGATGTATGGATGCTCATTGATGAATTAAATGCAAGTGAACCTTACATGGTTTGAGGGGATTCTTATCTAAACATATTAATCACTTAGTATGTTATTTGCACTTTTATATGATAGACAAAAGAGAAAAGGGTaaaatagtatttattaatattagCGAATTTTGGTTTATTCCCAGTAATATTATtctttttaggcttaaatgcagttttatccccctgttttgattaaattggAATTTTACCACCcttgttttaaaacgcggatttttacccccctgttttatatttttttggattttgccccccgtaaaattctgctttcgagtcacaacttcaaagcgtcgcacacaactcaatttggatcaataattcaccaaaaataTACCGAAATGACAGTAATCAaattatctttccacagaatcaaacctcactaaatttggagttacaaagatagattaattaccgttttagtgaaggcatgtcccccaaaattctgcacaaaatctgctttcgagtcacaacttcaaaacttcacacagaattccatttggatccataattcaccaaactggtaccaaaATGACCGAAatagagttagttttccacagaatcaaactccactaaatttggagttacagagagagattaattatcattttagtgaaggtctgtccaaatcaattattgtatggaactactactggtatttttgtcatgtctctcaccctgtagctcatttttcaatattatttacatgtccggaaagctaacgaaattacccttgttgtcatttaaattttgtcaaatttggagttacgatgtgtttggtagacgatgttgaatttgaaggtcataagtagatttctgcaaaattagtaattggacagaccttcactaaaacggtaattaatctctctttgtaactctaaatttagtggggtttgattctgtggaaagctaactcggtTATGGTCATTTcagtatccgtttggtgaattattgatccaaattgagttgtgtgcgaggctttgaagttgtgactcgaaagcagattttgtgcagaattttgggggacataacttcactaaaacggtaattagtctctttttgtaactccaaatttagtggggtttgattctgtggaaaggtaactcgattacggtcatttcggtatatttttggtgaattattgattcaaattgagttgtgtgcgaagctttgaagttgtgactcgaaaacataattttagggggggcaaaatccaaaaaattataaaacaggggggtaaaagtccgcgttttaaaacaggggggtaaaattccgatttaatcaaaacagggggggaactgcatttaagccttctTTTTATTATCCTTGTAATGTTAAGATTTCGTCATTTTAGCCCCCTCATAGAAGATTCCTCATAAATGATGATGTGAAATGCTTGGTGAGacaaataaactaaaattcactAACATTACATAGTCAAAAAGACAGAAGACAACATATTCAATGAGGCTAAAATGACAAAATCCATTTGCAAAATTTTGTAGTATGTTCTGttctaatattaaaaattgtgaCTTGATCATTACGAGCTACAAACAAAATGAACAGATGAACAATGATTAGGTTGATTGATAGACACGTTTCAGATAACCATTAACCGAGTAAGAAAGAAGAGAACACAAAAAAAGACACTCCTAAGTCAACTACACTATTAATATTCATGTCTTGTAGCTTCTCTTTTCATTATCTATCACTCTAAAAATGGCTTCAACACTTCCTCTTGCAGTTACTCAAAAATCCAAAAATGAAACTACAAATTTCACAAGTGTGAAAACACTCTCAGAATCACCAGATTTCAACAACTCTATTCCTTCCTCATACACATTtgataatgaaaatgaaatagtGACAGATCCAGATGAAGTCAATGATCCAATCCCAGTCATTGATTATTCTCTCCTTGTCAATGGTAATCATGATCAACGGACCAAAACTGTTCATGACATAGGCAAGGCTTGTGAGGAGTGGGGATTCTTCATGTTGATAAATCACTTTGTTCCAAAGAGTGTCATGGAGAAAATGGTTGACCAAGTTTTTGCTTTCTTTAATCTTAGAGAGGAAGAAAAACAAGAGTATGCAGGTAAGGAAGTAGTGGCTGATTCAATAAAGTATGGTACTAGCTTCAATGTTTCAGGGGATAAAAACTTGTTTTGGAGAGATTTCATTAAAATTATTGTTCATCCTCAATTTCACTCACCTGATAAACCTTCTGGCTTCAGGTTTTAGCTTATTCTCTCTAAtctgttattttttttcttcttttaactctAAATGATCATTTACTATAGTCTGTAAGATAATAATCAcctattagtttttaattttagttaggttaaaacttaaattttaagatggtatttAATTCTAAATACTGATGAGTGGCAAGGTTGCTCGGACTTTAGAGATAATCTTGTAAATTGGACCGTAGTATTTAAACACGAGTTGTACTTTGTAATCTTAAGCTTGAATAATATAAAGGTACTATAGTTGCTCTGCAGTCATTGTAACATTCCAGGGTCCATCTTAGCCGATCCCGACActgccacctcacgatcttctcccctctctagtggagtttttgtcTTCCGTGAGAATCGAACCATGTAGTTGTACCATGAAACCACCTAAGTTGGTGGGTCGGGCTGTTACTGTCATAGACACAATTGACCGAACTTTGTGATCAAATTATGTGTGTTTTCTGTTTGCGTTTACTGGTTTTGTGGGGTGGAGATAGgcccaactcccaattctaagatgatatcaaAGTCTCCTCCACAATCCGTTGGACcgcctgttatcaggtttctgatcaggtcatccaccatttatatctgcACCCCAAGTCCAACAGTGCTGGTCACGAgaggtgtgttaagaagtcttacATCGGTTGCGAAATGGcctaaatatatgtttataagtgaggacaATCCTCACCTTTCAAGCCGGTTTTATAGGGTTTAGTTAGACCCAACTCTTAATTCTAAGACATACAAAAACTAACCATTAGGACATGGTATTTTGTGTTTTAAATTAATCCTTTTTTTCATTGTCTTTGTAGGGAAACATCTGCAGAGTACAGCGAAAGAACATGGAAATTAGGAAGGGAACTACTGAAAGGAATATCAGAAAGCTTGGGATTGGAAGCCAACTATATAGACAGAACAATGAATCTAGCTTCTGGTTTACAAATGTTAGCAGCAAATCTTTATCCTCCTTGTCCTCAACCTGAGCTTGCAATGGGAATGCCCCCACATTCTGATCATGGCCTCTTGAACCTCCTCATCCAGAATGGAGTTAGTGGCCTTCAAGTTCTTCACAATGGCAAGTGGATCAATGTCAGTTCCACTTCAAACTGTTTCTTGGTCCTTGTCTCTGATCATCTTGAGGTACAAAACAAACCCTTTTTACTTATCCATTAACACAAACATTTCTGATTGAAGGCGTGTCTGACACCAACACGTCACTGACACTTGTAGATGTAGTTAGTTACTTTGAactataacatttttttaaactattatgagtgtcgacgtgtcagtacTTCGTCTGTGTTTGTGTTAGATTCTTTAATGATGTTTAACCCTTTTGGTTTTGCAATAGATTATGAGCAATGGCAGTTACAAAAGTGTAGTACATAGAGCAGCTGTGAGCAATGGAGCTACAAGAATGTCGTTGGCAACGGTTATCGCGCCATCCTTGGATACTATTGTTGAACCAGCTTCAGAGTTGCTAGACAATGAAAGCAATCCAGCAGCATATGTTGGGATGAAACACAAAGATTACATTGAACTTCAACGAAGCAACCAGCTTTATGGAAAATCTGTGCTTAACaaagtgaaaatatgaatttgaaTCATCTCAAGTGTTGCACTAAGCAATAGGCCAAAAGTTAAAAGTTTGTAACTAAATTGTAGTATACAATAAGCAATTGAGTCTTCAATGTAAAATTTCTGTAAAATGTTGCAAGTAATAGTGTAATACAATAAGAAAGATTCAATTCAAGAAGCTTCAACTTTTAAAACTTTTGATGATTTGACTAtacaaattttagaattttccaatatataattataagcTATAGTAGCTTATGAAAGGGATTGAGTATGTACTATACaattaaaaagtataaaatatacTATTATTGACTTCTTGTGGTATGGTATGGCTAAACATCCTTGTATTTTTTTAAGACAGATTTGAGATCTTGTGAAGCCAAAAAGCTGGTGAGATAATTAATCATTTTGGTGCTTGCGGAAGGG
This portion of the Trifolium pratense cultivar HEN17-A07 linkage group LG3, ARS_RC_1.1, whole genome shotgun sequence genome encodes:
- the LOC123912754 gene encoding 2-oxoglutarate-dependent dioxygenase 19-like: MASTLPLAVTQKSKNETTNFTSVKTLSESPDFNNSIPSSYTFDNENEIVTDPDEVNDPIPVIDYSLLVNGNHDQRTKTVHDIGKACEEWGFFMLINHFVPKSVMEKMVDQVFAFFNLREEEKQEYAGKEVVADSIKYGTSFNVSGDKNLFWRDFIKIIVHPQFHSPDKPSGFRETSAEYSERTWKLGRELLKGISESLGLEANYIDRTMNLASGLQMLAANLYPPCPQPELAMGMPPHSDHGLLNLLIQNGVSGLQVLHNGKWINVSSTSNCFLVLVSDHLEIMSNGSYKSVVHRAAVSNGATRMSLATVIAPSLDTIVEPASELLDNESNPAAYVGMKHKDYIELQRSNQLYGKSVLNKVKI